A genomic segment from Paraburkholderia hayleyella encodes:
- the atpG gene encoding F0F1 ATP synthase subunit gamma gives MAGMKEIRGKIKSVQNTRKITKAMEMVAASKMRRAQERMRAARPYADKVREIAAHMSHANPEYRHPFMVSNDDAKMAGIILVTTDKGLCGGMNTNILRASLQKFKELEAQGKTIEATAIGSKGLGFLNRLRAKVVSNVAHLGDTPHLEKLIGAVKVQLDLYSEGKISAVYLAYTRFINTMKQEPVIQQLLPLSADEFEAKDATADAMPSASWDYIYEPDAQAVVDELLVRYVEALVYQAVAENMASEQSARMVAMKAASDNAKTVINELQLVYNKSRQAAITKELSEIVGGAAAV, from the coding sequence ATGGCTGGAATGAAGGAAATTCGCGGCAAGATCAAGAGCGTGCAAAACACGCGCAAGATCACGAAAGCGATGGAGATGGTGGCGGCATCGAAGATGCGCCGCGCTCAGGAGCGTATGCGCGCTGCTCGCCCGTATGCCGACAAGGTCCGCGAGATCGCTGCGCACATGAGCCATGCCAACCCTGAGTATCGTCACCCGTTCATGGTATCGAACGATGACGCAAAAATGGCAGGGATCATTCTTGTCACGACCGACAAGGGTTTGTGCGGCGGCATGAACACGAACATTCTGCGGGCCTCGTTGCAGAAGTTCAAAGAGCTTGAAGCGCAGGGCAAGACCATTGAAGCGACGGCAATCGGTAGCAAGGGGTTGGGTTTTCTGAACCGTTTGCGCGCCAAAGTCGTGTCGAATGTCGCGCATCTGGGCGATACACCGCACCTCGAAAAGCTGATTGGCGCGGTTAAGGTGCAGCTCGACCTGTATTCGGAAGGCAAGATTTCGGCGGTTTATCTGGCGTACACGCGCTTTATCAACACGATGAAGCAAGAGCCTGTGATCCAGCAGCTATTGCCGTTATCGGCAGACGAATTCGAAGCCAAAGACGCTACAGCAGATGCGATGCCGAGCGCCTCGTGGGATTACATCTACGAGCCCGATGCGCAAGCCGTGGTGGACGAACTGCTGGTACGTTATGTTGAAGCGCTGGTGTATCAGGCCGTCGCGGAAAACATGGCGTCTGAGCAATCGGCCCGGATGGTGGCGATGAAGGCGGCGTCAGACAATGCAAAAACGGTGATCAACGAACTGCAGCTCGTGTACAACAAGAGCCGTCAGGCTGCGATTACGAAAGAGCTGTCAGAGATCGTCGGTGGCGCCGCTGCGGTTTGA
- the atpD gene encoding F0F1 ATP synthase subunit beta, with product MSTTALVEGKIVQCIGAVIDVEFPRETMPKIYDALILDGSELTLEVQQQLGDGVVRTICLGASDGLRRGLVVKNTAKPISVPVGKPTLGRIMDVLGRPIDEAGPINSETVRSIHQKAPAFDELSPSTELLETGIKVIDLICPFAKGGKVGLFGGAGVGKTVNMMELINNIAKEHGGYSVFAGVGERTREGNDFYHEMKDSNVLDKVALVYGQMNEPPGNRLRVALTGLTMAEHFRDEGLDVLFFVDNIYRFTLAGTEVSALLGRMPSAVGYQPTLAEEMGKLQERITSTKTGSITSVQAVYVPADDLTDPSPATTFGHLDATVVLSRDIASLGIYPAVDPLDSTSRQIDPNVIGEEHYSITRGVQQTLQRYKELRDIIAILGMDELSPEDKLSVARARKIQRFLSQPFHVAEVFTGSPGKYVPLKETIRGFKMIVEGECDHLPEQAFYMVGTIDEAFEKAKKIQ from the coding sequence ATGAGTACAACTGCTTTGGTAGAAGGCAAGATCGTACAGTGCATCGGCGCGGTGATCGACGTGGAATTTCCGCGTGAAACCATGCCCAAAATTTACGACGCGCTGATTCTCGATGGGTCCGAGCTAACGCTCGAAGTTCAGCAGCAACTGGGCGATGGCGTGGTGCGCACCATCTGCCTGGGTGCGTCGGACGGCCTGCGCCGTGGCCTCGTGGTGAAGAACACCGCCAAGCCAATCAGCGTGCCCGTGGGCAAACCGACCTTGGGCCGGATCATGGACGTGCTGGGTCGCCCGATCGACGAGGCAGGCCCGATTAACAGCGAGACGGTTCGCTCGATTCACCAGAAGGCTCCGGCATTCGACGAGCTGTCACCGTCAACCGAGCTGCTCGAAACCGGCATCAAGGTGATTGACCTGATCTGCCCATTTGCCAAGGGCGGCAAGGTGGGTCTGTTCGGTGGCGCAGGCGTGGGCAAGACCGTCAACATGATGGAGCTGATCAACAACATCGCCAAGGAACACGGTGGTTATTCCGTGTTCGCGGGCGTGGGCGAGCGGACCCGTGAAGGGAACGATTTCTACCACGAGATGAAAGATTCGAACGTGCTCGACAAGGTGGCGCTGGTGTACGGCCAGATGAATGAGCCGCCGGGCAATCGTCTGCGTGTTGCGCTGACGGGCCTGACAATGGCTGAGCATTTCCGTGACGAAGGTCTCGACGTGCTGTTCTTCGTCGATAACATCTACCGTTTCACGCTGGCAGGCACGGAAGTATCCGCACTGCTGGGCCGGATGCCGTCTGCTGTGGGTTATCAGCCGACACTCGCTGAAGAAATGGGCAAGTTGCAAGAGCGTATTACGTCGACCAAAACCGGCTCGATTACATCGGTGCAAGCCGTGTACGTTCCGGCGGACGATTTGACTGACCCGTCTCCCGCGACTACCTTCGGCCACCTTGACGCAACGGTCGTGCTTTCGCGTGATATCGCTTCGCTGGGGATTTACCCTGCTGTCGATCCGCTCGATTCGACTTCGCGTCAGATTGACCCGAACGTGATCGGCGAAGAGCACTATTCGATCACCCGTGGTGTGCAGCAAACGCTGCAGCGCTATAAAGAATTGCGCGACATTATTGCGATTCTCGGGATGGACGAACTGTCGCCGGAAGACAAGCTGTCGGTGGCGCGTGCACGGAAAATCCAGCGTTTCCTGTCGCAGCCGTTCCACGTCGCTGAAGTGTTTACGGGTTCGCCAGGCAAGTATGTGCCGCTGAAAGAAACCATTCGCGGTTTCAAGATGATCGTTGAAGGTGAATGCGATCATTTGCCGGAACAGGCGTTCTATATGGTCGGCACGATTGACGAAGCCTTTGAAAAGGCCAAGAAGATCCAGTAA
- a CDS encoding transporter substrate-binding domain-containing protein has translation MKIFAPLMAFALLMPSAGSYAEAVPDQTVPASGSPSRLDEVMARGILRACTTGDYKPYSYYRPDGQFEGIDIDLTEAFAQSLGVKAVFVKTSWPNLMRDFNAQCDIGVGGISTTLERQRHAFFTQPYVIDGKTPIVRCSEINRYQTLAQIDRPATRVIVNPGGTNERFARQHLSHAALTLYPDNVTIFSQILAGKADVMVTDAAETRLQQKLNPGLCAVHPDEPFQYGEKAWLIPRGDTVWQQYADQWLHLARATGEYQTISDKWLK, from the coding sequence ATGAAAATATTCGCCCCGCTAATGGCTTTTGCCCTACTGATGCCAAGCGCCGGAAGCTACGCTGAGGCGGTGCCAGACCAAACGGTGCCGGCTTCAGGCTCGCCATCCCGGCTCGACGAGGTGATGGCGCGGGGCATCTTGCGTGCCTGTACCACCGGCGATTACAAGCCCTACTCGTATTACCGGCCAGATGGGCAGTTCGAAGGCATTGATATCGACCTGACCGAAGCATTCGCTCAATCGCTGGGTGTGAAAGCGGTCTTCGTCAAAACTTCATGGCCAAACCTGATGCGCGACTTCAATGCGCAATGCGATATCGGTGTGGGGGGAATCTCGACGACGCTAGAGCGCCAACGGCATGCGTTCTTCACCCAGCCCTATGTCATTGATGGCAAAACGCCGATCGTGCGCTGCAGTGAAATTAACCGTTATCAAACCCTTGCACAGATCGACCGGCCCGCTACACGGGTGATCGTCAATCCGGGGGGCACCAATGAGCGCTTCGCCCGGCAGCATCTGTCTCATGCCGCGCTCACGCTTTATCCGGACAACGTGACGATATTTAGCCAAATCCTGGCGGGCAAGGCGGACGTGATGGTGACCGATGCCGCCGAAACCCGTTTGCAACAAAAGCTCAATCCTGGCCTATGTGCAGTACATCCCGATGAGCCGTTTCAGTATGGTGAGAAAGCCTGGCTTATTCCGCGCGGGGATACCGTGTGGCAGCAATATGCCGATCAATGGCTACATCTGGCACGCGCCACAGGTGAATATCAAACGATCTCCGATAAATGGCTTAAATGA
- a CDS encoding F0F1 ATP synthase subunit epsilon, producing MALIKVDVVSAEEQIFSGQAKFVALPGEAGELGILPGHTPLITRIRPGAVRIETENGEEEFVFVAGGILEVQPGVVTVLADTAIRGKDLDEAKAEAARKRAEEALQNTGSDLEYATAQAELAYATAQLAAIQRLRKLRGH from the coding sequence ATGGCATTGATTAAAGTAGACGTCGTCAGCGCAGAAGAGCAGATCTTCTCCGGCCAGGCGAAATTCGTCGCGCTTCCTGGCGAAGCGGGCGAGCTGGGTATCTTGCCGGGACATACGCCGCTCATTACGCGCATTCGCCCGGGCGCGGTGCGTATTGAAACCGAAAACGGCGAAGAAGAATTTGTCTTCGTAGCCGGCGGCATTCTCGAGGTCCAACCCGGCGTGGTAACGGTTCTGGCCGATACCGCTATTCGTGGCAAGGATCTTGATGAAGCCAAGGCTGAAGCAGCACGCAAGCGCGCTGAAGAGGCTTTGCAAAATACAGGTTCAGATCTCGAATACGCGACGGCTCAGGCAGAACTCGCGTATGCCACTGCCCAGCTGGCTGCAATCCAGCGGCTGCGCAAGTTGCGCGGCCATTAA
- the hemE gene encoding uroporphyrinogen decarboxylase produces the protein MAHNLLNDTFLRALMRQPTDYTPIWLMRQAGRYLPEYNATRSRAGSFLNLAKNPGYATEVTLQPLERFPLDAAILFSDILTIPDAMGLGLDFAPGEGPRFARPVRTEDDVARLAVPDIDATLRYVTDAVSEIRRALTDAQGRQRVPLIGFSGSPWTLACYMVEGAGSDDFRTVKSMLYARPDLMQRILEINAQAVAAYLNAQIEAGAQAVMIFDTWGGALADGVYQRFSLHYIEQVVRQLKREHLGERIPVITFTKGGGLWLEAIAATGVDAVGLDWTVNLAQARERVAGRVALQGNIDPSVLFAPPAVIRMEARAVLDSYGNHPGHVFNLGHGISQFTPPEHVAELVDEVHRHSRTIRAAAATSATGTAA, from the coding sequence GTGGCCCATAACCTTCTCAACGATACGTTTTTGCGCGCACTGATGCGCCAGCCAACCGATTACACCCCGATCTGGCTGATGCGCCAGGCGGGCCGGTATCTGCCGGAGTACAACGCTACGCGCAGCCGTGCAGGCAGCTTCCTCAATCTGGCGAAAAATCCTGGCTACGCGACGGAAGTCACGTTACAGCCGCTTGAGCGTTTTCCGCTGGATGCCGCGATTCTTTTTTCCGACATTCTGACGATTCCCGATGCGATGGGGCTTGGGCTTGATTTCGCGCCGGGCGAAGGGCCTCGCTTCGCCCGCCCGGTGCGCACCGAAGACGACGTCGCACGCCTGGCGGTACCTGATATCGACGCAACGCTGCGTTATGTTACCGATGCCGTGAGCGAGATCCGCCGTGCGCTCACGGATGCACAGGGGCGCCAACGTGTCCCGTTGATCGGTTTTTCGGGCAGCCCGTGGACACTCGCGTGTTATATGGTCGAGGGCGCGGGCTCGGACGATTTTCGCACCGTCAAGTCGATGCTGTATGCCCGTCCTGATCTGATGCAGCGCATTCTCGAAATTAATGCCCAAGCCGTTGCGGCTTATCTGAATGCCCAGATCGAAGCAGGTGCGCAGGCTGTCATGATTTTCGATACCTGGGGCGGCGCGCTCGCGGATGGGGTTTATCAACGCTTCTCGCTGCATTACATCGAGCAAGTGGTGCGTCAGCTTAAGCGTGAGCATCTCGGCGAGCGTATTCCGGTCATTACCTTTACCAAAGGCGGCGGGCTATGGCTGGAGGCGATCGCTGCCACCGGGGTGGATGCCGTGGGGCTCGACTGGACCGTCAACCTGGCGCAAGCCCGCGAGCGCGTGGCTGGACGCGTGGCGCTTCAGGGCAATATCGACCCATCGGTGCTCTTCGCGCCGCCTGCTGTGATTCGCATGGAAGCCCGTGCGGTACTCGACAGTTATGGCAACCATCCGGGCCACGTTTTTAACCTGGGACACGGTATTTCACAATTTACGCCGCCCGAGCATGTCGCTGAGCTGGTAGATGAAGTGCATCGCCATAGCCGGACGATACGGGCCGCCGCGGCCACTTCGGCGACCGGGACGGCGGCATAG
- a CDS encoding AMP-binding protein — MQMSVSDSTGLIEPKNGLSYVRGSTHIALSDATVGEFLHTTAGRFAERPAVVFREQQIRWNWGEFVHEVDVLAAGLLALGIVKGDRVGIWSPNRVEWLLTQFATARIGAVMVNINPAYRLAELEYALKMVGCKAIIAAERFKSSMYLEMLQTLAPELANSAPGQLHAARLPDLRLVIQMGGLGGMNDTPTPGMLPFSEVIKRGRVNLDSAQLDALGRALHCDDPINIQFTSGTTGNPKGATLTHRNIVNNARYIAQAMRLTEQDALCIPVPLYHCFGMVLAVLACVSVGANMVFPGEAFDPAATLAAVSEEQCTALHGVPTMFIAELDHPEFDTYDLSRLRTGIMAGSPCPIETMKRVVANMHLAEITIAYGMTETSPVSFQSSTTDPLDKRTTTVGRIQPHLEVKIVDELGQIVPVGVTGELCTKGYSVMQGYWGDAAKTRESIVDGWMHTGDLATIDAAGYCNIVGRLKDMLIRGGENIYPREIEEYLFRHPKIQSVQVFGVPDARYGEEVCAWIVLRPGEQASAEEIRAFCRDQIAHYKVPKHIRFVDELPMTVTGKAQKFVMREQMIQTLQMLNNEG; from the coding sequence ATGCAGATGTCCGTTAGCGATAGCACAGGGCTGATCGAGCCGAAGAATGGTTTGTCTTATGTCCGCGGTTCAACTCACATTGCGCTGAGCGATGCCACGGTGGGCGAGTTTTTGCACACGACAGCCGGACGCTTTGCCGAGCGGCCGGCCGTTGTATTCCGCGAGCAGCAGATTCGCTGGAACTGGGGTGAGTTTGTGCATGAGGTGGACGTTCTGGCGGCTGGGCTGCTGGCTCTCGGTATTGTGAAGGGTGATCGTGTTGGAATCTGGTCGCCCAATCGCGTTGAATGGCTGTTGACGCAATTTGCTACCGCGCGGATCGGCGCCGTGATGGTCAATATCAATCCGGCATACCGTTTGGCAGAGCTGGAATACGCGTTGAAAATGGTCGGCTGCAAGGCGATCATTGCCGCGGAACGCTTTAAATCATCGATGTATCTGGAGATGTTGCAAACGCTTGCGCCTGAACTGGCGAACAGCGCGCCAGGCCAGTTACATGCCGCACGCCTGCCCGATTTGCGCCTGGTGATTCAGATGGGCGGTCTGGGTGGTATGAACGATACGCCAACGCCTGGCATGCTGCCGTTTTCAGAAGTGATCAAACGGGGACGAGTGAATCTCGATAGTGCGCAACTCGATGCGCTCGGAAGGGCCCTGCATTGCGATGATCCGATCAATATCCAGTTCACGAGTGGCACCACGGGTAACCCGAAAGGCGCCACGCTGACGCATCGGAATATCGTCAACAACGCGCGTTACATTGCGCAGGCGATGCGCCTGACCGAACAGGACGCGCTTTGTATCCCCGTGCCGCTTTATCACTGTTTCGGGATGGTGCTGGCCGTTCTGGCTTGCGTCTCTGTGGGTGCGAACATGGTGTTTCCTGGCGAGGCGTTTGATCCTGCCGCTACGCTCGCAGCCGTATCGGAGGAGCAATGTACAGCACTGCACGGCGTGCCGACCATGTTCATCGCGGAGCTGGATCACCCTGAATTTGACACCTACGATCTGTCGCGGCTGCGGACGGGCATCATGGCAGGCTCGCCCTGTCCTATCGAAACCATGAAGCGTGTTGTAGCGAATATGCATCTGGCCGAAATTACGATCGCGTATGGCATGACTGAAACCAGTCCAGTCTCGTTTCAGAGTTCGACGACCGATCCGCTCGACAAACGAACGACAACGGTCGGACGCATCCAGCCGCATCTTGAAGTGAAGATCGTTGATGAACTTGGCCAGATCGTTCCGGTGGGTGTGACGGGCGAGTTATGTACGAAGGGCTATTCGGTGATGCAAGGCTATTGGGGCGATGCGGCTAAAACCCGCGAAAGCATTGTTGATGGCTGGATGCATACAGGAGATCTGGCGACAATCGACGCCGCAGGCTATTGCAATATCGTGGGCCGTCTGAAAGACATGCTGATTCGTGGCGGGGAAAATATTTATCCGCGTGAGATCGAAGAGTATCTGTTTCGCCATCCGAAGATTCAGAGCGTGCAAGTGTTTGGCGTGCCAGATGCACGGTATGGCGAGGAGGTGTGTGCGTGGATTGTGCTGCGCCCTGGCGAACAGGCCAGTGCCGAGGAAATCAGGGCGTTTTGCCGCGATCAGATTGCGCACTACAAGGTGCCGAAGCACATTCGCTTTGTCGATGAGCTGCCGATGACCGTAACCGGAAAAGCGCAGAAGTTTGTGATGCGCGAGCAGATGATACAAACGCTGCAAATGCTAAATAACGAGGGATAG